The following is a genomic window from Sedimenticola thiotaurini.
AAGGCGAACAGCACCAACAGGAATACAAACCCGGTAGCGACGAACAGTTTGAAGATCAGTTCGTTGACCTTGTCCTCAGCCGTTTCACCATAGTTGCGGGTAATACTGACGCCCACATTGGAGGGGATACGCAGTCCTTTCAGATGCTCCACCCGCTCAATTATGGCGCTGGCCACGGTAACCCCGTTGACGCCCGGTTTTTTCGCCACCGCAATGGTCACGGCGGGGATGCCGCTGGCCGGCTGTTCATGATCGCCGGCCGGCCCCGTGTAGTAAGCCACCAGCTGCTTGGCATCCTCCGGCCCCTGTACTACCCGGGCCACATCATGTACATAGACCGGCACGTCATTGTGGGTGCCGATCACTAACTGGCTGATGTCGTCAGTGGTCTTGAGAAAGGCGCCGGTCATTACCGTGAATCGGGTGTTGCCCGATTCCACCCCACCCGCCTGCTGTTCACTGTTGGAGGTCTGGATACGGTTGGCCACCTGATCCAGGCTGATGCCATAGCCGGACAGCCGTTCCGGTGATACCTCGATAGTGACCTGCTCGGCACGTCCGCCCACCACGAAGCCGTTCCCGGTATCCGGGATCTCCTTGATACTCTGCAGAACATCGTGGGCCAGCATGCGCAACTGACCATCATCCACGTCCGGGGCGCCGTTACCGTCCAGATCCTTCGACCAGAGGGTGATATTGACCACCGGCACGTCGTCGATCCCCTTCGCCTTCACCAGGGGTGGCGACACTCCCGGCGGAATCTTGTCCATGTTGGAGTCGAGTTTGTCGTTTACCTTGACCAGAGACGGGCCCATCTGCTCGCCCACGTCAAATTCGATGGTGACCATGCCCATGCCCCGTTGCGAGGCAGAGTAGACATGCTTAACCCCATCGATCTCACTCATAATCCGCTCCAGCGGTTCGATGGCGAGATTGGATACCTGGTCGGCAGAAGCACCAGTGTACTGGACGAAGATATCCACCATCGGCACGGAGATCTGGGGATCCTCCTGCCGGGGCGTCATCATCAAGCCCAGCAGCCCCATCAACATCATGGAGATAAAAAACAGCGGTGAGAGCGGTGAGTTGATGAAGAATCTCGCGGTACGCCCGGCAAGCCCCAATTGCTCGTCGGTCAGTGGCGCATCCTTCAATCCGGTTTTATTGGCATCTTCCTGATTCATCGTTTTCACACTTGGTTGCAGCGGTCTGACGGGAGTGATGGGTAATCACGGATATGGCTGGACAAAGCAGCGCGTTTCAACGCTCCTCTGCCCGCCTGATCCAACCGGAAGCGATTCCGTTGCTGGGATTGCGCAAAATGCGTTCCCCCGAACTCAACCCGGACAGTACGCTGACGTAACCGTTATCCAGACTTTCGCCAACTCGAATCAGTCGTAACTCCGGTCGTCCACCCTTACCCTCGACATAGACGCCCGGCAGACTGCCGTTGTAGCGTATGGCCGTGGAGGGGATCACCGGTTGATTGCGCACCGGTGCGGTGAGATCCGGCACCCGGACCTTGACATACATACCGGGTGCGGAGACGCCCTGGGGCAGGTCAAACTTCACCTTGACGGTATGGCGCTGCGAATCGGCCGTCGGAAATATCTGCGCTACCCGTACCGGCACCACCTGTCCGGTCACGTCCAGTTCCGCCTGCAACATCATCTGCTCGTAGAGGGCGGGGCGCAGCCTGGCCGGTACATCCACCATGATCTGCAGATACTCCACGTCGGCATAGACCAGCAAGGGCTGACCCGGTTGCATGGTATCCCCCACCTCGACAAACTTTTTCAGAATCACGCCATCGAAGGGTGCCAGACTGATGGCATCCCGCAGTTTGGCATCGATCGCCTGGATCTGGGACTGGGCTGACAGGATGGCGTTCTGGGCCTGGGTGATCTGCACGCCGGACGCATAGAGATCAGCCCGCCGCTCCACATTCTGGTTACGCGTACCGGCCATGCCCTCCATGGGGCGGGTGAACATCTGGTCAAACAGGTTGGGTAACCCCATACCACCCATGGTCTGTTTCGACTGCGGCGACCAGAGCTCCCGATTGTACTGCACACCCGCTGCGCGCAACTGTGCATCCGCATTGGCCAGTTGGGCCAGGGCCGCATTGCGTTTGGCCAGGAGTTCCGAATCATCCAGGGCAACCAGCAGCGTGCCCTTCTCGAAAGTATCGCCTTCGATACCGGCAAGGTGTTTTACCCGTCCGGGAAGTTGTGCCGAAAGGGTTACCTCTTTATAGGGTATAACGGTCCCGCCCAACGAGACTGTTGAAGCGCCCTGAGCCTGCTGAACGACGAAGTACTCGCCACCCTCCTGTGCCACACCCTGTAGAGGCAGACCTGCCGCGACAGCCAAGGCCGCAGCCAGCACAACCGCATGGATCTGTATTTCCATTGTTATAGTTATCCCGCTGATCTAGAACTGCTATTGATATACCACCCCATTGACTTTACCACGCCGGCAAAGCCCGGGGTACTTCCTAATATACAGACGTTTTTCACCGCAAAACGTCTGAAACAGATCGAGTCCAACCGCAGCAAACCGCCCCCTGGATCGCTATAATCAGGGGCCGTAAAACATGCTCCTTGCTGGTCATCCGGCAGACCCGAAGTCTGCCGGACTGGCAACCTCAGGCCTTACCCATGACAGAAAAACTTTTTATAAAGGGAGCCGCCATTCGGGGGTCTTTCAGCATGGAGGCGTAATCGCCTACCTTGAATTTCATTTTTCCCGAGGTAAACGCCATACCAAGCCCCATCATGCCGGGCGGCTTGGCAATCCACTTCTTCCACTGCGCCTCGCTGCAGCGGATATCCCAGTTCAGCGCCTGTCCGCTGAAAGAGCCGGCCGCAGTAGCCTGGCCGTTTTCCACACTGATCACTCCGCGGGGTTGTTCCTCCCCCTCAAATCCGTAGCCGATCACACTGCTGAATCCGATCTGCGCCAGCGCATCCACTAATTCGGACTCCGCATTCCACTGTTCCATGAAACTCTGCATCCACGCTTCTGAAAATAGCTCAGACATATCCTCACTCCCTTAGTAACTCTTAGTAACTTGATCCAGTATCCGATGAAAACCGACTGGCCGGTTATCGGCGACAAAACATATTAATTTTCTCTTATATACTAATATAATGCAATACCCATAGCATAAACAAGGGCAATCATTTCGACCATAAGTATTTGGGCAAATTAGTAATTTTTATCTTTCTGTCGCCGTCCAGCTCCACTGCCCACTCCTCCAGACTACCACCAAGCGGTTCGTCGCGTTAGTATGTCCGGGAGACAAATTTAGGGTAACAGTGATCAGAAACAAATAAAAACAGCCATCGGGCAAAAATTCCCTATTCCATATCAGGAGTTGTAAATGAACACGGCAGGAAGACTCATCGAAGGACGCCTGAAGCATCTTGAAGCCCATCTCGAACAAGAGAATCCCGTACTGCTGAAAACGGTGCAGAGCTTCAAGAAACTGGATCGCATCGCCTACCGGACAGGCCTGCTTGATACGGATGAGTCCTACGCCACCCAGATCCCCTGGTGGCCATTGATCGCCGTGCTCGGCACTTTCTCATCCGGCAAATCCACCTTCATCAATCACTATCTCAACTATAAGTTGCAGCGTACCGGCAATCAGGCAGTCGATGACAAATTCACGGTCACCTGCTACAGCCGGGAGAAGAGTGCCCATGCCCTGCCCGGCGTCGCTCTGGACTCGGATCCGCGTTTTCCGTTCTACCAGATGAGCGAGGATATCGAACGGGTCGCCAAGGGCGAGGGCGACCGGATAGACTCCTATCTGCAACTGAAGACCTGCCCCAGCGAACGATTGCGCGGCAAGATCCTGATCGACTCTCCGGGATTCGATGCTGATGCCCAGCGCACCTCAACCCTGCGTATTACCGATCACATTATTGATCTGTCTGACCTGGTGTTGGTCTTCTTCGATGCCCGCCACCCGGAGCCGGGGGCGATGAAAGACACCCTCGACCACCTGGTGAGCAACACCATCAGTCGCAATGACGCGGGCAAGTTTCTCTATATCCTCAACCAGATCGACTCCGCCGCCCGGGAGGACAATCCGGAAGAGGTGGTAGCCGCCTGGCAACGGGCGTTGGGAGAACGGGGCCTGACTGCCGGCCGTTTCTACACCATTTATAATCCCGATGTAGCCCTGCCCATTGATGACGAAAATCTGCGGGAGCGTTTTGAACGCAAGCGGGACGCCGATCTGGAAGAGATCCATAACCGCATGCACGAAGTGGAGGTGGAGCGGGCCTATCGTATTGTCGGGGTACTGGAGCGCACCGCCCGGGACATCGAGGAACGGGCCATCCCCGCCATCAGGGAGGCTGTAGGACGCTGGAAACGGCGCGTCCTCTGGGGTGACGCCCTGGCTTTTGGACTACTGTTGGCCGGACTGTTCAGCATCACTCTGAAACAGGGCTACTGGCAGGGATTCCATTTTGCGCCACCCTGGCTGGAGTCAGTAATCAACAGTCCGGCGTTGCAGTTCGGACTGGCCGGCACAGCGGTAGCGGTGGTGCTGGGCCTGCACTTCCTGATACGCTCCCTGGCGGCCCGCAGCCTGCTGCGGCAACTGAAAAACCAGGGAGAGAAACTGGCCATCCGGGGCAATCTGGCAAACGCTTTCCTGCGCAACACCAAGCCCTGGCGCAGTATCTTCAGCAGCTCACCGGCAGGCTGGGGACGGGGAGCCAGAAAACGACTCGCCCAGGTCAAGGAAGATGCGGACAACTATGTACAGACCCTCAACGATCGTTTTACCAATCCGTCGGGGGACGCCGCGGTACAGTTGGAAAACCAGCCAGAACTGGCCAGTACAACTGTTACGGATAGTGAGACTGTGCCAAACCCCGATCCCGCCAGCAGCTGATCAGAATTCCCCTGGTACCCGGATCCCGGGTACCGGGAACTAAAAAACGCGGCGGCTACCGAGACGGGTCAGGCTAGTCGCCAGGTCCGTGGCCCCTACCCCAAGATCAGTCCGAATGTCCGTTGAGTCAGCAACTCAAGCGAACTGCCTGGCAACCAGTTCCAGATCGTCCACCTGTTGCAGAAATGCCAACTCCACCTCGGGAATCCGTTGCCGCTCAAAACCGTCAATCCGCTGCAGCCAGGGACACCCATCCAACGGCTGAGCACTCCCTGCACGGATGCTGTCCACCCGTTCAACGCTGCAGTTCAACAGGATCACCTCCGTCTGGTAAGTCCCGCGATAATCATTCCTGCCCAACTGGCCCATCATAGTGACAATGAGGGCCGGCAGGTGCCAACGTCCAGCCAGCAGGAGCCCCGCCTCCTGATGATCAAACCCCAGCTTTTCCCGCTCGATCTCCAGAAGCCGGGCATTCGATTCCTGCCCCGCGCTTACCAACACCTCCTGGTACGCTTCACCGAGAGCATGCCCCAACAGCAACCCGCCAAGATTGTGCAGCAGGGCCCCCAGATGCAGCCCGGAAAGATCCGGCCGCTGCCCCGCAGGAACCAGGTCCGCCAGATCAACAATTAACTGACTGCAGGCCAGCGCTTTAAACCAGTATCCCCCCAGATCAAATGCCGGACACTTTTCCAGATTGAAAACACCGGCCACACTGATGCCCAGCGCCAGACTTTTTACCAGATCAAGCCCCAGTACGCGGATAATCGCCTCCTCCACACTGTAGACAGGCGAGGGTTGGGCAAAATAGGCCGAGTTGGCCAACCCCACTATGCGGGCGGCCAAGCCCGGATCCCGCTTGATAATGGCAGACAGGGCCTTCAGATCGACATCTTCATCGGAGAGCGCTTCCAGTAACTGTGCCGCCGTCGGCGAGAGGGGCGGTAAGTACCTGACCTGGAGCTTGTCATGCAAGGCAGTGCTTCTATCCCTATCCATAGTTTCTCCGGTTTTTATTCACCCTTCATAACCTAGCAGAGTTTTATCCCTTGTCTCCAATAAGCTCCGGATTGTCTATCTCCCATCCCATAGACGACTTGACATGCTGCAGCGCAATGATCAATATAGTGTACAAATCACACTTAGTAGCGGATAGTCAGTGACTTTTGAATATCAATACCCCCACCCGGCGGTGACTACGGACGTAGCCGTGTTTACCCTGCTGGATCAACAACTGCAACTGCTGTTGATACGCCGGGGGGAGGAACCCTATAAGGGACACTGGGCGCTGCCAGGCGGTTTTCTGGAGATCGATGAGGATCTGGACAGTTGCGCCAAGCGGGAGCTGAAAGAGGAGACCGGCGTTGACGATCTTTATCTGGAACAGCTGTACACCTTTGGCCGTCCTGACCGGGACCCCCGGGAGCGGGTCATCAGTGTCACCTATTACGCCCTGGTGCCTGCGGATAAGCTCAACCTGTCCGCCGGCAGCGACGCAGCGGAGGCATCCTGGTTTCCACTGCAGGCGCTTCCAGATCTGGCCTTCGATCATGCAGAGATTATTCTGCTGGCCCGGGAGCGACTCGCAGCCAAGACACACTACTCGACGATTGCCTTTCAGCTCATGCCGGAGACCTTCACCCTGAGCGAACTGCAAACCGTGTATGAAATTCTGCGTAATGAAAAACTGGATAAACGGAATTTTCGAAAATGGGTCCTGTCCCTCCAACTGCTGGAAGAGACCGGCGGGAAACGCAGAAACGGCAACCACCGACCCGCTAAGATTTACCGACTGACCGACCCCGACCGGGTCCACATCATACGCTGAGCCGGATAAACCATAGAGAAACTATCATGACGCAGACAATCACCCCCGTAGAGATCAAGCCACACCCCGTCGTTGTCCCTGCCCATCCTCACTGGCCCGCGCTCAGCGCCGAACAGAAGCAGGCCTTGAAAGAGCGGATCAAAGCACTACTGAAACAGCGCAATGCGGTACTTGTGGCCCATTACTACACCGACGGCGATCTCCAGGAACTGGCGGAAGAGACCGGCGGCTGCGTGGCCGACTCGCTGGAGATGGCCCGCTTTGGCAGCCGCCAGGAGGCCCAGACCCTGGTGGTCTGCGGTGTCCGGTTCATGGGCGAAACCGCCAAGATACTCAATCCCGAAAAACGCATCCTGATGCCGGATCTGAATGCCACCTGCTCCCTGGACGAAGGCTGCCCGGCCGATGAATTCAGCGAATTCTGTGATCAGCACCCTGACCACACGGTGGTGGTATACGCCAATACCAGCGCCCGGGTAAAGGCTCGCTCTGACTGGGTGGTCACCTCCGGCATTGCGTTGCCGATTATCGAGCACCTCGCGGCCCGGGGAGAAAAGATCCTCTGGGCACCGGACAAACACCTGGGGCATTACGTACAGAGGATGACCGGCGCCGACATGCTGCTCTGGAATGGCTCCTGCGTAGTCCACGAAGAGTTCAAGTCCGTGGCACTGGAACGGATTCGCCGCCTGCACCCGGATGCAGCCGTGCTGGTGCACCCGGAGTCCCCGGAAGATGTGATCGAGCAGGCCGATGTTGTGGGTTCAACCACGGCATTGATCAATGCGGTTGTGGAGATGGAGAACAGCGAGTTTATCGTCGCCACCGATGGCGGCATCTTCCACAAGATGAAACAGCTGGCGCCCAACAAGAAACTGATTGCGGCGCCCACAGCCGGTGAAGGGGCCACTTGCGAGAGCTGTGCTCACTGCCCCTGGATGGGAATGAATGCACTGCAGAATCTGGCCGAAGTTCTGGAAAATCAGAACAATGAAATTTTGATCGACCCGGACATCCGGGAACAGGCGGTCAAGCCGATTCAGCGCATGCTCGATTTTGCCCAGAACAGGTAAAAAGGAGTCCTGAGAACTTTTTGCTGCGGCGTATCATTTTTCGCTCAAGTTCCGCGAAAGCCAGTCGACACAGTCCTAGGATCTTAGATCCCGGGGCTGCAATCGTGTAGCTTTAACCACCCCACAACGGGGAGTTCTGGAACAGTAGTCAGAAGGAGCGTCCATGAACATCTTACGCCGCCTGAATATCACCCACCGGCTTTGGGCATTGATAACACTGGCCATAATCGGTACTGCCGCCATCACCGTTTTCTCTCTACTGCAGTTCAGATCTGGACTTCTGTATGAGAAAGAGCTGCAAACCCGCAATCTGACCGAGACAGCCTACAGCATCATTGCTGACTTCCACGCCCGTGCCGACAAAGGCGAGTTGGAGCAACAAACCGCACAGAAAGACGCCCTGGACAGTATCAGGGCGCTGCGTTACGAAGACGGTAACTACTTCTGGGTCATCGATATGGATGCAGTCACCCTCATGCATCCAATTAAACCTTCACTTGAAGGCAAGGATCTGTCCGGATTGAAGGATGCGAACGGCACAGCCATCTTCGCCTCCTTTGTCAAAAAGGCAAAAGAGAGCGGCGAGGGCATGGTGCCCTATCTCTGGCCAAAACCCGGCAGCGAGAACCCGGTCCGCAAAGTATCCTACATCAAAGGTTTCAAACCCTGGGGCTGGGTCGTCGGTACCGGCATCTATATCGACGATGTGGAGAGCGTTTTCTGGAACAATGCCACTACGCTATCCGTCAGTACCGGGATAGTGTTGCTCATCCTGATTAGCGTATCGCTGATTATCGCACGCAGCATCAGCAACCCGCTGCTACTGACCACCGAGGCCATGCACAACATTGCTGCCGGCGACGGCGACCTGACCCAGCGGCTCGACAGCGATGGCAGAGATGAGGTCGCGAGACTGGCCGGTGCATTCAATGAATTTGCCATCAAGGTACAAAACACCATTACCCAGGTCAGTATCGCCAGCAATCAGATTGCCATCTCGGCGGATGAGCTCACAGCCATCACAGCCCAGAGCCATGAAGGCATGGACCAACAACGTAACGAAACCCACCAGGTAGCCACCGCCGTGACTGAAATGGCTGCCACTGTCCATGAAATTGCCCAGAGCGCGGAGAATACGGCGACTGCCGCCCGTGATGCCAATTCCGAGGCAACGGCCGGCCGGGGCGTGGTAGAAGAGACCTCCCAAGCCATACATCAACTGGCCGGCGAAGTTGAAAAAGCCTCCAGTGTTATTAACCGACTGGAAACCGAAAGCGGCGCTATCGGCAGTGTCCTGGATGTGATCCGGAGTATTGCAGAACAGACCAACCTGCTGGCCCTGAACGCCGCGATAGAAGCGGCACGGGCAGGTGAACAGGGTCGCGGCTTTGCCGTAGTGGCTGACGAGGTGCGCACACTGGCAAGTCGAACTCAGCACTCCACCCAGGAGATTCAGGAGATGATTGAGCGCCTGCAATCCGGAACCAGCGAAGCGGTCCAGGTGATGGAACAGAGCCAGTCCACAACCCAGCTCACTGTCGATAAAGCACGGGCAGCGGCAGAATCACTCAATAAGATTGTACAGTCAGTCACTACAATTTCTGACATGAACACGCAGATCGCCAGTGCTGCGGAAGAGCAGTCAGCAGTCGCCAAAGAGATCGACCAGAGTATTGTACAGATCTCCCAATTGGCCGAGCAGGCGACCAGCAGCACAGATCAGGTCGTCACCTCCAGCCATGCGTTGGCAAAACTAAGCGAAGATCTGCAGGCCCAGGTCAGACAATTTAAAATCTGACTCCCCTGCTATTCAAACAGACGACACCGAATGACAGAGGGCGCCCGCAGGCGCCCTCTGTCATTGGTCTGATGGAAGCATTCCATCCATGATCCTACGGACTGATCTGGTGCCCGCAGACCCCGGAGGACTCCGCGTGTTTACGCAACCCCTCCACATCCAGGATTTCGATATGTCCGCCCCTTACCTTGACCAGACCCTGGTTGCTGAGATTGCTCAGAATTCGAGAGAAGGTCTCCGGCTTGACTGACAACCGGGAAGCCAGCACACCCTTTGGCGTGGCAAGTTCAAATGCCACCCTGACCTGCCCATTGAACATCGCCTTGCCGCACAGATAGCCGGCCACCCGACCGGTTGCGCTTTGCAGCGTCAGGTCATCGATCTCCTTGATCATCCGCCGCAGACGCATGCTCATATCACCCATGACCCGGAAACAGGTATCGGTTGACTCCCTGAGCAGATCAAGAAAGCCACGGCCGTCCACGGCGATGAGTCGCGTCTTACCGATAGCGGCCGCCCGTACCGGATAGGCGGGCTTGTCGGAGAACATCAAGGCCTCGGCAAAGGTGTAACCTGCCGTGACCACCTCAATCACCTTCTCGTTGCCATTCATGGACAACCGGGAGAGTTTTATCTGTCCTTCACGTACCAGAAAAAATCGCTTGGCCGGATCGCCTACCTCGAACAATGCCTGATTATCCTGGAGTTCTATCTCACTGCTCATCTTGCGAACGCGCTCCAACTGACTCTCATCCAGCTGGGAAAAAAGGTAGGCATCTTTCAGTTCGGTCAGCATGATCGCACCCTGATTATAATATTTACTTAACTTTCATGGAGTTAGTATTTTTGACCGGGTATTCTAGCGCAGTTGACACCTTCTGGAAATCAAATTGGCGGAGACGCACAAACTGCGCCCATCACTGCAGCGCAGCAAACAGATCGAACAACATCCTTTAAGGACTAGCGCTGCTGAACCCGGTCGACCGGATCAACAGGCGCGGGAACACGCCGCGCATAGGCGAGTAACGCCTGGTTGGTTGCACGGTAGCGCCACACAGCGACAGCCAGGTTTTTTAACAGGAGCGCATTGGACAGGAAGAAGAGCAACCCGGCCGGGCGGGCAAACCAGGTGGGAAACAGCACAGCCAGCAAGGTCATTAACAGGGCGGAAAGAAACAGGTAAAACTGCAACCGGGCAGACCGGTCCGGGATAAACTCCTTCATGTTCGGCACCTTCACTGACAGGCACATCAGGCTCATCTGTCGGTTCTGAAGATGGAACCAGGAGAGAAAAGGGACGATTTTGTAGAGCATACCATTGATCACCGACAGCCCTACCCCGAACAACAACCCAATGCCCAGCAACAGATTAAACTGGGGGCCGGCGCCAATCGTCCGGGTGAAACTTCCCATCACCCAGAACAGCGCACAGAGTGGCACAAACAGCATCCCGGTGCGCCAGAAAAGCAGTGTGACATCGGAGATCCGGCGCTTCCGCTGCTGTTGCAGCCGGATCGTCATCAGGGCATAAGCGACAAAACCAAGCAGCGGAAAAAACAGCCATAGTTTAGGCACTATTGCGTCAACTATTCCGAATAGACTGCCTGACACCAGCAGTGACCAGATCACCAGTCCGCCAAACAGCGCCGGAGCCAGCAGACGACGGAATCTGACCGGGTACTCCGGTGTCACCTGAAACATCGGCACCACCTGGTAAGAGACGCCGATCAATAGCAGGCCCACCCAGCCCAGAATACCCCACCCCAGGTGCACATCCACCAGGGACGCGATCTGCCCGAACCCCATCCGTCCCAGCAGTCCACTGGCAAGCAGCAGCCCCAGACTCAGGGTGATCAGAAATGAGACCATCGCGAGACGTATGGCGATAACCGTGTCACTGACACTTTTCACCCGCCACAGGGCCACCATCACGGCCACAAAAAACAGCATGATACCGCCGCCCATCAGCAACATCGCGATAGAATCCGCCAGCAGGCTTCCAGACAGGAACGAAACCACCAGCGTACCGGTTCCCAGGGTGATCATCAGGTGACTGGCCGTACCCACCGCCACGACACCGGGGACAGGTGAGCCGGCAATCACCGGCAGCATCTGCAATAGAGCGCCACACATCACCATGGCCAACATCCCCAGGGTCAGCAGATGGGTAAACCCGAGGGTCAGGGATGACCAGCGGGTCAGGAACAGATCCGCACCGCTGAATAACAACATACCTGCTGCGGCCAGACCAAACAGCGGTGCTGTCAAAAAAAAACGGAACGGAATGGAGATGGGCGGGGCCTGATCCAGGGAGAGACTGGCGGTGTTTAGCATGTGTTAATCTACCCGGTTATAACAATTAGTAGACGGGCTTCGCAGTGCCGACGCCGTTATAGGATGTCATGGTGTGGCGGCAGCAACATCACGGGCAGCAGTGACATCCCCGCTCTTCCAGATATAGATCTCATATCCACCGGATGAATCATCCAGGCATTGCCAGCTAAACCCACATTTCTCCAGCATCGGATAGAGCAGGTGCGGCTCCCGGCGATGAAAAACACGCAGATAGTCGCCCGAAGCCAACTTACCAATGGCTTCCAGCACCTGTTCCAGAGGTTCACAGGGCTCCAGCATGCTCACATCAAGTTGAATTTCCATCGCGATAATCAGAACAAAATATGGCGAGACTGCATTGATGACACTGCCCATCAATACGTGAATTGCTGTTCATCCGTTTTCCAGATGTTAGAGCATTTTCATCTCGTGCAATGTGGCCTGGGCATCGGCGGCAAATACCTGGTCCGTCATGGGATAGAGCATCTGTTCCTCTTTCATGTTGTGCTGCTGCATCAACATCATCAGGGTTTCCGACAGCCCCAGATAGCGTTCACTATCCATCAGCCGTACTGCGGTTTCCATATCCACCAACAGCTGGCGCATCTGCACATGTTCCATGCGCATCATCTGGGTGGGTCCTGCACTCTGTCCGGTACGTTGCTCGAAACCGGGAAACAGAATCCCCTCCTCCATGCTGAAATGATTTTCGGTGGCATCGCGAAAGGCCTCGAACTTTACCTGCCCCTCAGACCAGTTTCCATGCGCAATCAGTTCTTCAGCCTCGACAAACAGTGAATCGCAGCGCCGATGGTCGTTCGCCATGGTATCAGTAATCGTCGTCATTAATTTGTACCCTGATGCAAGTGAGGTTAGCGGATTTGAGGGCAAAGTATCGATAATTCCCGGCGGTCTGCACCTTGATTTCAATCAAGCCATCACCGATTCAGGCGCTTGCCATTCCGCCGGAGCCACTTTGACTCAAGTCAAGGAACTCACCCTGACGGGCAGGCCTAATGCGACCTGGACACCTTTTGCGTTACTGGACTAACGAAAAATAATGAGGTGATGACAATGGCTCAGGCCTTCACAAAGACCATGGCGCGGAACATCTTTTATGGTGGTTCTGCGTTTTTTTTCCTCCTCTTCCTGGCCCTGACCTTTGATTCGGTCAGCCAACTGCCCAACCGCGATAACCGGGCCGCACTCGAAGGCCCGGTCG
Proteins encoded in this region:
- a CDS encoding efflux RND transporter periplasmic adaptor subunit; the encoded protein is MEIQIHAVVLAAALAVAAGLPLQGVAQEGGEYFVVQQAQGASTVSLGGTVIPYKEVTLSAQLPGRVKHLAGIEGDTFEKGTLLVALDDSELLAKRNAALAQLANADAQLRAAGVQYNRELWSPQSKQTMGGMGLPNLFDQMFTRPMEGMAGTRNQNVERRADLYASGVQITQAQNAILSAQSQIQAIDAKLRDAISLAPFDGVILKKFVEVGDTMQPGQPLLVYADVEYLQIMVDVPARLRPALYEQMMLQAELDVTGQVVPVRVAQIFPTADSQRHTVKVKFDLPQGVSAPGMYVKVRVPDLTAPVRNQPVIPSTAIRYNGSLPGVYVEGKGGRPELRLIRVGESLDNGYVSVLSGLSSGERILRNPSNGIASGWIRRAEER
- a CDS encoding dynamin family protein, producing the protein MNTAGRLIEGRLKHLEAHLEQENPVLLKTVQSFKKLDRIAYRTGLLDTDESYATQIPWWPLIAVLGTFSSGKSTFINHYLNYKLQRTGNQAVDDKFTVTCYSREKSAHALPGVALDSDPRFPFYQMSEDIERVAKGEGDRIDSYLQLKTCPSERLRGKILIDSPGFDADAQRTSTLRITDHIIDLSDLVLVFFDARHPEPGAMKDTLDHLVSNTISRNDAGKFLYILNQIDSAAREDNPEEVVAAWQRALGERGLTAGRFYTIYNPDVALPIDDENLRERFERKRDADLEEIHNRMHEVEVERAYRIVGVLERTARDIEERAIPAIREAVGRWKRRVLWGDALAFGLLLAGLFSITLKQGYWQGFHFAPPWLESVINSPALQFGLAGTAVAVVLGLHFLIRSLAARSLLRQLKNQGEKLAIRGNLANAFLRNTKPWRSIFSSSPAGWGRGARKRLAQVKEDADNYVQTLNDRFTNPSGDAAVQLENQPELASTTVTDSETVPNPDPASS
- a CDS encoding HDOD domain-containing protein is translated as MDRDRSTALHDKLQVRYLPPLSPTAAQLLEALSDEDVDLKALSAIIKRDPGLAARIVGLANSAYFAQPSPVYSVEEAIIRVLGLDLVKSLALGISVAGVFNLEKCPAFDLGGYWFKALACSQLIVDLADLVPAGQRPDLSGLHLGALLHNLGGLLLGHALGEAYQEVLVSAGQESNARLLEIEREKLGFDHQEAGLLLAGRWHLPALIVTMMGQLGRNDYRGTYQTEVILLNCSVERVDSIRAGSAQPLDGCPWLQRIDGFERQRIPEVELAFLQQVDDLELVARQFA
- a CDS encoding NUDIX hydrolase; the encoded protein is MTFEYQYPHPAVTTDVAVFTLLDQQLQLLLIRRGEEPYKGHWALPGGFLEIDEDLDSCAKRELKEETGVDDLYLEQLYTFGRPDRDPRERVISVTYYALVPADKLNLSAGSDAAEASWFPLQALPDLAFDHAEIILLARERLAAKTHYSTIAFQLMPETFTLSELQTVYEILRNEKLDKRNFRKWVLSLQLLEETGGKRRNGNHRPAKIYRLTDPDRVHIIR
- the nadA gene encoding quinolinate synthase NadA — its product is MTQTITPVEIKPHPVVVPAHPHWPALSAEQKQALKERIKALLKQRNAVLVAHYYTDGDLQELAEETGGCVADSLEMARFGSRQEAQTLVVCGVRFMGETAKILNPEKRILMPDLNATCSLDEGCPADEFSEFCDQHPDHTVVVYANTSARVKARSDWVVTSGIALPIIEHLAARGEKILWAPDKHLGHYVQRMTGADMLLWNGSCVVHEEFKSVALERIRRLHPDAAVLVHPESPEDVIEQADVVGSTTALINAVVEMENSEFIVATDGGIFHKMKQLAPNKKLIAAPTAGEGATCESCAHCPWMGMNALQNLAEVLENQNNEILIDPDIREQAVKPIQRMLDFAQNR
- a CDS encoding methyl-accepting chemotaxis protein, with amino-acid sequence MNILRRLNITHRLWALITLAIIGTAAITVFSLLQFRSGLLYEKELQTRNLTETAYSIIADFHARADKGELEQQTAQKDALDSIRALRYEDGNYFWVIDMDAVTLMHPIKPSLEGKDLSGLKDANGTAIFASFVKKAKESGEGMVPYLWPKPGSENPVRKVSYIKGFKPWGWVVGTGIYIDDVESVFWNNATTLSVSTGIVLLILISVSLIIARSISNPLLLTTEAMHNIAAGDGDLTQRLDSDGRDEVARLAGAFNEFAIKVQNTITQVSIASNQIAISADELTAITAQSHEGMDQQRNETHQVATAVTEMAATVHEIAQSAENTATAARDANSEATAGRGVVEETSQAIHQLAGEVEKASSVINRLETESGAIGSVLDVIRSIAEQTNLLALNAAIEAARAGEQGRGFAVVADEVRTLASRTQHSTQEIQEMIERLQSGTSEAVQVMEQSQSTTQLTVDKARAAAESLNKIVQSVTTISDMNTQIASAAEEQSAVAKEIDQSIVQISQLAEQATSSTDQVVTSSHALAKLSEDLQAQVRQFKI